The nucleotide window TGTATAATTTTTGTCTGCGATCAGCAAAGCAACATTATCATCCATGGCCTAAGAATCCATCACTGCCAGCCCCAACCAGCTAGCTCTGTCATAGGACCAGATTCAAAGATTATGCAGCTAGGATATGTTGATGGAGATGCAATTAGGTTGGTCACAGCAACAAAGGTTTGGATAGACCACAATACACTCTATAAGTGTCATGATGGTCTCCTTGATGTCACCCGGGGATCTACTGATATTACCATCTCCAACAACTGGTTTAGAAACCAGGACAAAGTCATGCTTCTTGGACACGATGATGGGTTCTTGAGAGACAAGAGCATGAAGGTGACTGTCGCGTTCAATCACTTTGGACCCAACTGCAACCAGAGAATGCCACGGTAATTGTTCAATCTCATTCTCTTGGTCCTGAACAAAGAATTTGTAGAATTTGCAGTCACAAATTAACGTCTACATTTGCAGGATTCGTCATGGATATGCACACGTAGCTAACAATCTCTACCAAGGATGGGAACAATATGCCATTGGAGGAAGCATGACTCCTAGCATCAAGAGTGAAGCTAACTTTTTTATTGCACCAAAATCAGGCAACAAGGAGGTAAAtttcataacttttttttttttttttcacaaattatTATCTAACATAAATCTAAGCATCTAACTTACCGAAACTCTTCATCAAAATCGGTTAAGCAGGTCACATGGAGACATGGCAGTCAGGAGAGTGGGCCATGGAAGTTCTACTCCGTGAGGGACGCTTTTGAAAATGGAGCTTCTTTCATTCAAACAGGATTAGGCATGGCAAAGCCTAATTATAATCCAGAACAGATGTTCCCAGTTGCAGATGCCAGATTTGTGAGATCATTGACAAGATCGTCAGGTGCTATATGCTGCTCCAGATCATTACGATGCTGAGTGGAGCAATGTAAATGCATATATCAGTTAATTTCCTTCTTGTAATGAGCACTTTCAACTTATACTCTGCTTTGTAAAATAGAATTCTACAGACCACATCAAGTAATCAATAAAAGATGCACTTCTATGATAGTGATGTATAAGGgaacaacaaagaagaaaaaacttacccaatgatgaagaaaaatcagtaatcaaattcaaataatacACATTTGTGGAGATCTCGAGATGCATCCAACATCTTTTCTTTGTTATGCCTGCAATAGGctcgggtttttttttcctcctagcCGCAGTATTCCTTTGACAATATTTGCCATTGTCATCAATTTCTAGTCAAAGAGAAGAGGtggtttttgaaaaacaaatacacGACCCTTATGCTGCGGTGAAAACATAAACTTTGCCTAACCTGGGCTGGAGATCAAGAAACGAAATATAAATagcaaaaaattaataatataacaCCCCCTCCACACAGGATAAATATGGAACATCATAACAATTAGGTTTCATTTAATCATAAGTCA belongs to Tripterygium wilfordii isolate XIE 37 chromosome 2, ASM1340144v1, whole genome shotgun sequence and includes:
- the LOC120011020 gene encoding probable pectate lyase 16, which produces MQLGYVDGDAIRLVTATKVWIDHNTLYKCHDGLLDVTRGSTDITISNNWFRNQDKVMLLGHDDGFLRDKSMKVTVAFNHFGPNCNQRMPRIRHGYAHVANNLYQGWEQYAIGGSMTPSIKSEANFFIAPKSGNKEVTWRHGSQESGPWKFYSVRDAFENGASFIQTGLGMAKPNYNPEQMFPVADARFVRSLTRSSGAICCSRSLRC